GCGAAGCGCAGGCTGCGTCCCCGCTACGCTGGACCCTTCATCATCTTGGAGCGCGTGGGGACGCTCACGTACCACCTTCAGCTTCCAGCCGGTTCCCGCATGCACGATGTCTTCCATGTGGGGCTGTTGAAGCCTTACCGCGGAGAGCCGCCTGCTGCGACACCGCCGCTTCCTCCTACTGCTGATGGGCGTCTTCTTCCGAGTCCTGCAAAGGTGTTGTGGGCTCAGCTACGTCGCGGCGTCTGGTACTTGTTGGTTCAATGGGAGGATTTTCCAGCGGAGGAGGCCACTTGGGAGTAGCGCGATGACTTCTGCCTCCAGAATACCAGCTCGAGGATGAGCTGTTTGCGcaggcggggagagatgttatgacCGGCCTGTCATATACTAGGAGGGGGCCCAACCGTGGGCccaattaggggcttagcccatttATTTTTATATCTTTTCAGCTCATAAATACTAGTTGTAATCGGACGTGAACAATTAAGCAGTAATCATATCATTATTGCCGACTCCTTGGTCTCTCCTAACCTTAGCCGCTGCCGCCGCCTTGCCCGCCGCCACGGCGCCCTGTCGCCGgtgccctccttggccgcgcccgcTCTCCTCCTTCCCCTACAATCTACGCCCGAGGCACGGTAGAACCCCAGCTCCTACTAGTTACTAATTAGTTATTGGATTAAACCTCTAGTCTTACTTGAAGAAATATGTGTATGTGATTTTAGTGTTAGGCACTGCTTACAGTCACCATTTTTAGTTCTGTATTAGGGTTATCAATTTGTTGTGCACAAATCAATTTAATGGTGGTCATATGGTTGGAGTGTAGACCAGAAATTGGAAATGTAACTGTGTGGTTGTCACTTCTATTGAGTTTTTCTATTCTAAATGCAAATACACCGTTGGCTTTGTTGAGTAAGATGTTTTATATTACGTGTTTGATTTTTTCAGCTGTGTAAAGCTCGCCTAGAATTACAAGATTCTTGATGCAGTAATGACAATTACTGATGTACTGTATTGTCCACATTATGGCGTAAAGAAACCAAAAGatatcaaaactaatgaaagaaaCAAGGCAGATATGCATTTTCTGTATTTTTTTTACTTCAATTGGGATGTTCATAGAATAATGACTTCTAGTAAATTTCTCTCTTAAGGCATCCTTGGGAGGAAAGTGACGGGGAATCTGTGGATACTGGCAGCGAACATAGCAGTGGAACTGATGCTGACCAGTTAAGAGCTTCACCCCTGGAAGCTCCATGTCGACTGGAGAATGGTGGCTTTCAAAGGGACGATGGTGAAGTGCATTCACCATCCACTCATCTAGTATATGAGTACCTAGAGAGAGATCCACCTTATGGTAGAGAACCTTTAACAGATAAGGCAAGCTTCTTTCACATGTCACTAGGAATGATGTCCACACATATGCTATTGATGCTTATTCTGCATGCTGCTTCAGGTATCTATTCTAGCAAGTAAATTTCCAGATTTGAAGACGTTCAGAAGCTGTGACCTGCTACCAACCAGCTGGATGTCTGTTGCATGGTACATCCCTAACTGCTCTAGATTCTCATGTAGTTTGTGGTGCCATGTTTTCAGTGGAACTGTGGAAGCATCTGGTGCTTATCTTTTCGATTGGGTAATTAGAGCGAGCACACAGCCCTCGGTTTGCAATGTCATTGTGTCTTATCAAATAGAATGCTAACCAGTTAATAATAGGGAGTGATAGAGGAGCAAACAGAGGATCCTACCACAGTTGTAATTGTTGTATTGATTGATCTAAAGGGTTCCTCACTTTGCTAAATTTCAGTTAAGATAACTTGTGTAGAGAAGCAATACTCCGTACTATCAATGGAGATTTACTATGATTCCACCTATTCGTTTCATCCTGGGGCTTACAATTGCAGGTACCCAATATATAGAATCCCGACTGGACCAACActgaaggatttggatgcatgtttCTTGACATTTCATTACTTAGCTACACCTACCGAGAGTAAgtactctttctttttctttggcaTCAAGTTGGTCTCCCTTCTTTCCGGTGTAATTCTATCAGATTTTCCTCATTGATTCCTTGAATGAGTACAAATTTTCCTGCAGATACTGATCCTAGCACACGTGCATGTTCGAGTTTTGGGGGCATCAACTGCTGCATTAATGAAGCTGGTAAGCTAACACTGCCTGTATTTGGACTGGCACCATACAAGTTGCGGAGCTCTATTTGGTCATCGGACAGGTCTCAACAACAGGAGCTTGCTGCCTCCCTGATGCAGGCGGCGGATGACTGGCTTCGCAGTCGGCAAGTTCATCATCCGGACTTCCGATTTTTCCTTAACCACTACAACACAGTGTGGAGATGACAGGATGATGCTTAACCTTTCGTTGTAAATGGTCATTAAATAATTTCTTTCTGTTGTCGGCTCAGCTAGGCTACATGTAACTTAATGTTGATGGTCGTGTAACAGTAGCTCTAAACACTTCAGATTTTGTGTATCAGTAGCAGGCAACTAATCTGTAATGTCTCCAATATACATGTTGTAGTTAGACTATTTTTTGGGATACATTGTAGTTATATTTTTGAGAGCAAAGAACATAGTTGAGATACACGAAAATAATGGTAACCTTCTTTTTTAGATGTTGGGATACCGTATTTCTGCATCTTGTTTTTGCAGCCGCGCTAGCCCTTCAGCTGGGAGTATCGGACATAAGCGACTATCGATGCTCAAAAATAAAAGCCACTATGATGCCACGTGGGCTTGCCTTGTCATACACACAATGACATCATCACATCATCTGTGAGTACCTGGCAGCAAAGAATAGCGGTAGGTAGACCCGTGGTACCGGTTggagcttagggcatctccaggggCGTGATGTATTTTAGCGTCCGTTTGCATGCTGAAATGGTCGAAATTGAtcgcgtgtccgtttgcgtcggaggTGGTTCCAGTGGCACGACGTATTTTTTGGCCGAatcatctttactattaaatacgAATCGGTGGTGTCTGTCCGTAAATATACCGTGGTACGTCAAGAAAACTCTCTGTCTGTAAAACAAAAACCAGTTGTTCGATCGGAGGAGGCTTCATATGTTACGTAAGAAAAAACGGGAGCAACCCAAAAAAGATCGGATGGAGGACCACTTCGTgcgcaaagagagagagagagtccagATTGAATCTGGTCAGCTCCTCTTGCCGTGGTAGTTCCAATCTCCCCCAAACCGATCGGCACATACCTATATATATACACGTATGTGAGGTCAGTCAGGGACAAAGACGTAAGATGAGATCGATCACGACAAAAATACACGGTGGCCATCGATCAACCACGTCTACTCAACCCCTACACCGCCGACGGTGAGATCAGGTGGAACGGGCCCTCCGCGCTATTGCTAGAGCATGCCCTCCGCGACGGAGGCCAGCGCCAACCGCACCATCGTCGAGATGACGGCATCGCACCGTCGTCATCGTATAACGGCATCGCGCCATGCACCGACTTCTTGTGGCAGCATCACGCCACCGTCTTCTCCTAGCAGCATCGCACCGTCGCCTTGTCGTGGCAGTATCACACCGCCATGTCCTCCTAGCGGCATCGCGCCGTGACCAGCTGCTAGCGGCATCACACCGCCAGAAACCTCTTTCTTGCGCCCTCGGGCATGACGTGGGTCGACGGCAGCACCATGGTGGCGGCCGCGGCCACCCTGCGTAGCCTGAGTTTGCCCGCCCTATCCTAGCCATCTTGGGCCCATTGCCACCACCGTGCAGGCTTGGAACAtctggaggcggtggaggacgaCCAACTCGGATAGCGCGGTTGGCGCTGGCCTCCGTCGCGGAGGGCATGCTCTAGCAATAGCGCGGAGGGCCCGTCCCACCTGATCTCACCGTCGGCGGTGTAGGGGTTGAGTAGACGCAGTTGATCGATGGCCACCGTGTATTTTTGTCGTGATCGATCTCATCTCACGTCTTTGTCCCTGACTGACCTCACGTACGTGTATATGTATAGGTATGTGCCGATCGGTTTGGGGGAGATTGGAACTACCACGGCAAGAGGAGCTGACCGATTCAATCTGGACTCTCTCTCTCTTTGCGCACGAAGTGGTCCTCCATCCATCTTTTTTGGGTTGCTCCTGTTTTTTCTTACGTAACATATGAAGCCTCCTCCGATCGAACAACTGGTTTTTGTTTTACGGATAGAGAGTTTTCTTGACGTACCACGGTTTATTTACCGACGGACACCACCGATTcgtatttaatagtaaagatgatTTACTCGAGAAATACAGAAGGAATATTGAAATAGTATTACAACTGATTTACTTGAGGTATTTTTTACACTCTTATGGCCCTCTTCCAGATATTAAAATCACAAATGATTTAAACCTATGCCGCATATAATTGCAACAATTATCTAATACTAAATTCACATTATTTTCTATCAAAGTGTCTATTCAAGATGATACTTTTGTTGTATTACTTGTACATCGAATAAATATAATAAATTTTAAACCTAACTTACAGGATATGAGGAGCCCTGATACATCATCTCTACAACATCTCGTGCTACGGAAACAACGACCTGACCATTTCGATTTTGCGCTCTACCGTGGCAGGGGAGGACATAGAGTAGATGTTATCAAGGAAGGACAGGAAGATAATCAGGAACGT
This region of Lolium perenne isolate Kyuss_39 chromosome 2, Kyuss_2.0, whole genome shotgun sequence genomic DNA includes:
- the LOC127333420 gene encoding uncharacterized protein isoform X1 — protein: MAGPSGAAAASSSSSRGFENNRFYNPPHVRRQQKQQSQAQSQGQRPSSPSPTHRSSRQKPAPPAPAEMAEAAPPRELEKRMVSGVSPSMPSVSAVKAPAAAAEAGAAPPLVDEAGNLERFLSSTTPSVPVQYLPKTKMRRWRGGNATHSSPFFFLGDLWEAFNEWSFYGAGVPLLLNGSDSVIQYYVPYLSAIQLYTDPSRLSTRHPWEESDGESVDTGSEHSSGTDADQLRASPLEAPCRLENGGFQRDDGEVHSPSTHLVYEYLERDPPYGREPLTDKVSILASKFPDLKTFRSCDLLPTSWMSVAWYPIYRIPTGPTLKDLDACFLTFHYLATPTENTDPSTRACSSFGGINCCINEAGKLTLPVFGLAPYKLRSSIWSSDRSQQQELAASLMQAADDWLRSRQVHHPDFRFFLNHYNTVWR